A window of the Chanodichthys erythropterus isolate Z2021 chromosome 21, ASM2448905v1, whole genome shotgun sequence genome harbors these coding sequences:
- the sema3fa gene encoding sema domain, immunoglobulin domain (Ig), short basic domain, secreted, (semaphorin) 3Fa isoform X3, which translates to MDEDHDRMYVGSKDYILSLDLNDINKEPLIIHWPVAPQRRTECVLSGKDINGECGNFIRLIEPWNRTHLYVCGTGAYNPICTYVDRGQRAQGLLQDQMPRAGGRTSRAADPSASPEPYAPKEYIFRLEPGKVDSGKGKCPYDPKLNSVSALINGQLYAGVYIDFMGTDSAIFRTLGKHTAMRTDQYNSRWLHDPTFVHAQLIPDSAEKNDDKLYFFFREKASEMGQTPMAQSRIGRICLNDDGGHCCLVNKWSTFLKARLICSVTGSDGIETHFDELRDVYIQKTQDTKNPVIYGVFSVSGSVFKGSAVCVYSMADVRMVFNGPFAHKEGPNYQWVAYQGKIPYPRPGTCPGGTFTPNMKSTKDYPDEVINFMRNHPTMFNAVYPVHKRPLVVRTNVDYEFTTITVDQVAAADGNYEVLFLGTDRGTIQKVIVLPRDDLQTEELVLEEVEVFRVPTPITTMKISPKRQQLYVSSVVGVTHLALHRCDVYGEACADCCLARDPYCAWDGKSCSRYSANQKRRSRRQDVKYGNPIRQCRGYNSNANKNTLESVQYGVEGSTAFLECQARSPHVSIKWHFQKENSDRRREIRSDGRVVRTEQGLLLRSLQLSDGGVYQCTSTEKNFKHTLVKLQLVVLSARTVNTIQTESSAPPAPPLQSSAWTPSAEQYKDLLTILSQPEMGLINQYCQDYWQMGDDPLANTHKKKDLKEIQKDLRKPRNRRHHQEQRSMAET; encoded by the exons ATGGACGAGGACCATGATCGCATGTACGTGGGCAGCAAGGACTACATCTTATCTCTAGACCTGAACGACATCAACAAAGAGCCCCTCATT ATTCACTGGCCTGTGGCTCCTCAGAGGAGGACTGAGTGTGTCCTCTCAGGGAAAGACATCAAT GGCGAGTGTGGTAATTTCATCCGTCTAATCGAGCCATGGAACAGGACTcacctgtatgtgtgtggaaCGGGAGCGTATAACCCCATCTGTACCTATGTGGACAGAGGTCAAAGGGCACAG GGTTTGCTCCAAGATCAGATGCCTCGTGCGGGAGGCCGAACCAGTCGTGCTGCAGACCCTAGTGCCTCACCAGAACCATATGCACCCAAG GAATACATTTTCCGACTGGAGCCTGGTAAAGTAGATTCTGGGAAAGGGAAATGCCCCTACGACCCCAAATTAAACAGCGTCTCAGCTTTGATAA ATGGCCAGCTGTACGCCGGCGTCTACATCGATTTTATGGGAACAGACTCGGCCATCTTtcgcacattgggcaaacacaCAGCCATGAGGACCGACCAGTATAACTCCCGCTGGCTCCACG ATCCAACATTCGTCCATGCTCAGCTCATCCCTGATAGTGCAGAAAAGAATGACGACAAGCTGTATTTCTTCTTCCGTGAGAAGGCCTCTGAGATGGGTCAGACTCCCATGGCTCAGTCCAGGATTGGCAGAATTTGTTTG AATGATGATGGAGGACACTGCTGTCTGGTGAATAAGTGGAGTACTTTCCTGAAGGCTCGGCTCATCTGCTCTGTGACCGGCTCTGATGGCATTGAGACACATTTTGATGAGCTCc GGGACGTGTACATCCAGAAAACTCAAGACACCAAGAATCCCGTCATCTACGGCGTCTTCTCTGTGTCTGG GTCTGTATTTAAAGgttcagcagtgtgtgtgtattcaaTGGCTGATGTCCGCATGGTCTTTAATGGCCCTTTTGCTCACAAGGAAGGGCCAAACTACCAATGGGTTGCCTACCAGGGTAAAATCCCTTACCCCCGACCAGGAACA TGTCCAGGAGGGACGTTTACCCCCAACATGAAGTCTACTAAAGATTACCCAGATGAGGTTATCAACTTCATGCGCAACCATCCGACCATGTTCAATGCTGTTTATCCAGTCCATAAGCGCCCCCTAGTGGTTCGTACCAATGTGGATTATGAGTTCACCACCATCACAGTGGACCAAGTGGCTGCAGCTGATGGCAACTATGAAGTTCTTTTCTTAGGAACAG ATAGAGGAACAATTCAGAAAGTGATTGTCCTGCCTAGAGATGATTTACAGACTGAAGAGCTTGTTCTGGAGGAGGTGGAAGTCTTTAGA GTTCCAACTCCAATCACTACTATGAAGATTTCCCCAAAACGG CAACAGCTgtatgtgagttcagtggtggGTGTCACTCATCTGGCTCTGCACAGGTGTGATGTGTACGGAGAGGCGTGTGCCGACTGCTGCTTGGCCAGAGACCCGTACTGTGCCTGGGATGGAAAGTCCTGCTCTCGCTATTCTGCAAACCAAAAAAG GCGGAGTCGGAGGCAAGATGTGAAGTATGGCAACCCTATAAGACAATGCAGGGGCTACAATTCCAATG CTAATAAGAACACGTTGGAGTCAGTACAGTATGGAGTAGAGGGAAGCACAGCCTTCCTGGAGTGCCAGGCCAGATCTCCTCATGTGTCAATCAAGTGGCATTTCCAGAAAGAGAACAGTGATAGAAGGAGAGAG ATCCGTTCCGACGGGCGCGTTGTTCGCACGGAGCAAGGTCTCCTCCTGCGCTCTCTCCAGCTGTCTGACGGAGGGGTGTACCAGTGCACCTCCACCGAGAAGAACTTCAAGCACACGCTGGTCAAACTTCAGCTAGTGGTTCTTTCTGCCCGCACCGTCAACACCATCCAGACCGAATCCAGCGCTCCCCCTGCGCCGCCTCTCCAATCCAGCGCCTGGACGCCCAGCGCAGAGCAGTACAAAGACCTGCTGACCATCCTCAGCCAACCAGAGATGGGCCTCATTAACCAGTACTGCCAGGACTACTGGCAGATGGGGGACGACCCCCTAGCCAACACACACAAGAAGAAGGACCTCAAGGAAATACAGAAGGACCTACGGAAGCCGCGGAACAGGAGACACCACCAGGAGCAGAGAAGCATGGCTGAGACATGA
- the edem1 gene encoding ER degradation-enhancing alpha-mannosidase-like protein 1, with protein MQWRSIVVGLLVLRVLLNCAVWLVFGLGPSWGFDFPIKFTFNLHKIELLNDGERATVKTNAWPQHMYDHRNPQAKTCSKINGNSPKKSYLSFFQEGRDEYDRKYSSFPDALKVKMRGMARDMFYFGYDNYMKFAFPEDELNPIACEGRGPDVLNPSNININDVLGNYSLTLIDALDTLLVLGNVTEFHRAVKLVIETVSFDKDSTVQVFEANIRILGSLISAHILLTDPRHPFGDIGLKDYDNELLHLAHDLAVRLLPAFENTSTGIPYPRVNLKKGVPPDSINETCTAGAGSLLVEFGILSRLIGDSTFEWVARRAVKALWNLRSNETGLLGNVVNIQTGQWVGKQSGLGAGMDSFYEYLLKSYILFGEKEDYRMFSAAYESIQSHLRRGREACNEGEGDPPLYVNVNMFNGQIMNTWIDSLQAFFPGLQVLNGDVENAICLHAFYYAIWKRFGALPERYNWQLQAPDVLFYPLRPELVESTYLLYQATKNPFYLHVGMDILESLEKNTKVRCGYATLHHVVDKSKEDRMESFFLSETCKYLYLLFDEDNPLHKSENKYIFTTEGHVVPIDQRFREKSWEEQFPCEEPNKEPPANISNCERIPEERRYGLPLKSIYMRQIDHMVGLS; from the exons ATGCAATGGAGGTCAATAGTCGTGGGTCTTCTTGTTTTGAGAGTGCTGCTGAATTGCGCGGTGTGGCTAGTGTTTGGACTGGGACCCAGCTGGGGCTTTGACTTCCCCATTAAATTCACGTTCAACTTGCATAAAATTGAACTTCTCAACGATGGCGAGAGAGCCACCGTCAAAACTAACGCCTGGCCACAGCATATGTACGACCACAGAAACCCTCAAGCAAAGACCTGCTCCAAGATTAATGGGAATTCACCAAAGAAATCCTACCTCAGCTTCTTTCAGGAGGGCAGAGATGAATATGACAGAAAGTACAGCTCCTTCCCTGACGCGCTGAAAGTCAAGATGAGGGGAATGGCGCGAGACATGTTTTATTTCGGATATGATAACTACATGAAGTTTGCCTTTCCAGAGGATGAACTGAACCCTATAGCTTGTGAAGGTCGCGGGCCTGACGTGCTCAACCC gtcaaatataaacatcaatgATGTCCTTGGAAACTACTCTTTGACCCTCATCGATGCTCTTGATACGCTGTTG GTGCTTGGAAATGTGACCGAGTTCCATCGAGCTGTTAAGCTGGTGATTGAGACGGTCTCTTTTGATAAGGACTCCACTGTTCAAGTCTTTGAGGCCAACATTAG AATCCTTGGCAGTTTGATCTCAGCCCATATTCTTCTGACTGACCCACGGCATCCATTTGGAGACATAGGGCTGAAGGACTATGACAATGAGCTGCTGCACCTTGCACATGACCTAGCTGTTCGACTGCTACCTGCCTTTGAGAACACTAGCACAGGCATCCCCTATCCCAGG GTGAATTTAAAGAAAGGTGTCCCTCCTGACAGCATTAATGAGACATGTACGGCAGGGGCGGGCTCTCTGCTCGTGGAGTTTGGCATTCTTAGCCGTCTGATTGGCGACTCTACATTTGAGTGGGTCGCCCGGCGGGCTGTTAAAGCTCTGTGGAACTTGAGAAGCAATGAAACCGGTCTGTTGG GGAATGTGGTGAACATTCAGACTGGTCAGTGGGTAGGGAAGCAGAGCGGTCTTGGTGCCGGCATGGATTCCTTCTATGAGTACCTCCTCAAGTCTTACATCTTATTTGGAGAGAAAGAAGATTACAGGATGTTCTCTGCAGCTTACGAGAGCATTCAGAGCCACCTGAGAAGAGG AAGAGAGGCGTGTAATGAAGGAGAGGGCGACCCACCTCTTTATGTGAATGTGAACATGTTTAATGGACAGATCATGAACACATGGATTGACTCTCTGCAGGCATTCTTCCCTGGGCTACAG GTTTTGAATGGAGATGTTGAAAACGCCATTTGCCTTCATGCCTTCTACTATGCAATCTGGAAGCGTTTCGGGGCTCTTCCAGAGAGATACAACTGGCAGCTTCAAGCCCCAGATGTCCTCTTctaccctttaagacctgaactAGTGGAATCAACATACCTGCTCTATCAG GCAACCAAGAATCCTTTTTATCTTCATGTTGGGATGGACATTCTTGAAAGCCTcgaaaaaaatactaaagtCAG GTGTGGTTATGCCACTCTCCATCACGTGGTGGATAAGTCCAAAGAAGATCGCATGGAGAGTTTCTTCCTCAGCGAAACCTGCAAATACCTTTATTTG CTCTTTGATGAAGACAACCCACTGCACAAGTCTGAGAATAAGTACATCTTCACTACAGAAGGCCATGTAGTGCCGATAGATCAACGCTTCAGAGAGAAAAGTTGGGAAGAGCAATTCCCATGTGAAGAGCCCAACAAAGAGCCCCCAGCAAACATAAGCAAC TGTGAAAGGATTCCTGAAGAGAGACGTTACGGCCTTCCTCTAAAGAGCATATACATGAGGCAAATAGACCACATGGTGGGGCTGTCCTGA
- the gnat1 gene encoding guanine nucleotide-binding protein G(t) subunit alpha-1, with protein MGAGASAEEKHSKELEKKLKEDADKDARTVKLLLLGAGESGKSTIVKQMKIIHKDGYSVEECMEFIIIIYSNTLQSILAIVRAMTTLNISYGDASAQDDGRRLMHLADTIEEGSMPKELSDIILRLWKDSGIQACFERASEYQLNDSAGYYLSDLERLIQPGYVPTEQDVLRSRVKTTGIIETQFGLKDLNFRMFDVGGQRSERKKWIHCFEGVTCIIFIAALSAYDMVLVEDDEVNRMHESLHLFNSICNHRYFATTSIVLFLNKKDVFLEKIKKAHLSMCFPDYDGPNTFEDAGNYIKVQFLDLNLRRDVKEIYSHMTCATDTENVKFVFDAVTDIIIKENLKDCGLF; from the exons ATGGGGGCCGGGGCGAGCGCAGAGGAGAAGCACTCCAAGGAGCTAGAGAAGAAGCTGAAAGAGGACGCCGACAAAGATGCCAGGACCGTCAAACTTCTGCTGCTAG GTGCTGGTGAGTCGGGGAAAAGCACAATTGTCAAACAGATGAA AATTATCCACAAAGATGGTTACTCCGTTGAAGAGTGTATGGAGttcattatcatcatctacagcaACACTCTGCAGTCTATCTTGGCCATTGTGAGGGCCATGACCACACTCAACATTTCCTATGGAGATGCTTCTGCACAG GATGATGGAAGGAGGCTGATGCACTTAGCGGACACCATCGAGGAAGGCTCCATGCCCAAGGAGCTGTCAGACATCATCCTGAGGTTGTGGAAGGACTCGGGTATCCAAGCGTGCTTTGAAAGGGCCTCCGAATACCAGCTCAACGACTCTGCCGGATA CTATCTGAGTGACCTGGAGAGACTGATCCAACCTGGCTATGTCCCTACTGAACAGGACGTCCTGCGATCAAGAGTGAAGACCACCGGTATCATCGAGACCCAGTTCGGCTTAAAGGACCTCAACTTCAG GATGTTTGATGTGGGCGGTCAGCGCTCAGAGAGGAAGAAGTGGATCCATTGCTTTGAAGGTGTGACCTGTATCATCTTCATCGCTGCATTGAGCGCATACGACATGGTGCTGGTGGAGGATGATGAAGTG AACCGAATGCATGAGAGTCTCCACCTGTTCAACAGCATCTGTAACCACCGTTACTTTGCCACCACATCCATTGTGCTCTTCCTCAACAAGAAGGATGTCTTCTTGGAGAAGATCAAGAAAGCTCATCTGAGCATGTGCTTCCCTGATTATGATG GTCCCAACACCTTTGAGGATGCTGGTAACTACATCAAGGTGCAGTTCTTAGATCTGAACTTGCGACGAGACGTCAAAGAAATCTACTCCCACATGACCTGTGCCACAGACACAGAGAACGTCAAGTTTGTGTTTGATGCCGTAACAGACATTATCATCAAAGAAAATCTCAAAGACTGCGGTCTCTTCTAA
- the sema3fa gene encoding sema domain, immunoglobulin domain (Ig), short basic domain, secreted, (semaphorin) 3Fa isoform X1 — MQGVGTLVLGTLLVSVFSAVSVHSNPLSSLPPASVPRVFLSFKELKSTGTAHHFAFLLNSTDYRILRMDEDHDRMYVGSKDYILSLDLNDINKEPLIIHWPVAPQRRTECVLSGKDINGECGNFIRLIEPWNRTHLYVCGTGAYNPICTYVDRGQRAQGLLQDQMPRAGGRTSRAADPSASPEPYAPKEYIFRLEPGKVDSGKGKCPYDPKLNSVSALINGQLYAGVYIDFMGTDSAIFRTLGKHTAMRTDQYNSRWLHDPTFVHAQLIPDSAEKNDDKLYFFFREKASEMGQTPMAQSRIGRICLNDDGGHCCLVNKWSTFLKARLICSVTGSDGIETHFDELRDVYIQKTQDTKNPVIYGVFSVSGSVFKGSAVCVYSMADVRMVFNGPFAHKEGPNYQWVAYQGKIPYPRPGTCPGGTFTPNMKSTKDYPDEVINFMRNHPTMFNAVYPVHKRPLVVRTNVDYEFTTITVDQVAAADGNYEVLFLGTDRGTIQKVIVLPRDDLQTEELVLEEVEVFRVPTPITTMKISPKRQQLYVSSVVGVTHLALHRCDVYGEACADCCLARDPYCAWDGKSCSRYSANQKRRSRRQDVKYGNPIRQCRGYNSNANKNTLESVQYGVEGSTAFLECQARSPHVSIKWHFQKENSDRRREIRSDGRVVRTEQGLLLRSLQLSDGGVYQCTSTEKNFKHTLVKLQLVVLSARTVNTIQTESSAPPAPPLQSSAWTPSAEQYKDLLTILSQPEMGLINQYCQDYWQMGDDPLANTHKKKDLKEIQKDLRKPRNRRHHQEQRSMAET, encoded by the exons agCTGAAGTCTACTGGAACTGCCCATCACTTTGCCTTCCTGCTCAACTCGACGGACTACAGAATCCTTCGTATGGACGAGGACCATGATCGCATGTACGTGGGCAGCAAGGACTACATCTTATCTCTAGACCTGAACGACATCAACAAAGAGCCCCTCATT ATTCACTGGCCTGTGGCTCCTCAGAGGAGGACTGAGTGTGTCCTCTCAGGGAAAGACATCAAT GGCGAGTGTGGTAATTTCATCCGTCTAATCGAGCCATGGAACAGGACTcacctgtatgtgtgtggaaCGGGAGCGTATAACCCCATCTGTACCTATGTGGACAGAGGTCAAAGGGCACAG GGTTTGCTCCAAGATCAGATGCCTCGTGCGGGAGGCCGAACCAGTCGTGCTGCAGACCCTAGTGCCTCACCAGAACCATATGCACCCAAG GAATACATTTTCCGACTGGAGCCTGGTAAAGTAGATTCTGGGAAAGGGAAATGCCCCTACGACCCCAAATTAAACAGCGTCTCAGCTTTGATAA ATGGCCAGCTGTACGCCGGCGTCTACATCGATTTTATGGGAACAGACTCGGCCATCTTtcgcacattgggcaaacacaCAGCCATGAGGACCGACCAGTATAACTCCCGCTGGCTCCACG ATCCAACATTCGTCCATGCTCAGCTCATCCCTGATAGTGCAGAAAAGAATGACGACAAGCTGTATTTCTTCTTCCGTGAGAAGGCCTCTGAGATGGGTCAGACTCCCATGGCTCAGTCCAGGATTGGCAGAATTTGTTTG AATGATGATGGAGGACACTGCTGTCTGGTGAATAAGTGGAGTACTTTCCTGAAGGCTCGGCTCATCTGCTCTGTGACCGGCTCTGATGGCATTGAGACACATTTTGATGAGCTCc GGGACGTGTACATCCAGAAAACTCAAGACACCAAGAATCCCGTCATCTACGGCGTCTTCTCTGTGTCTGG GTCTGTATTTAAAGgttcagcagtgtgtgtgtattcaaTGGCTGATGTCCGCATGGTCTTTAATGGCCCTTTTGCTCACAAGGAAGGGCCAAACTACCAATGGGTTGCCTACCAGGGTAAAATCCCTTACCCCCGACCAGGAACA TGTCCAGGAGGGACGTTTACCCCCAACATGAAGTCTACTAAAGATTACCCAGATGAGGTTATCAACTTCATGCGCAACCATCCGACCATGTTCAATGCTGTTTATCCAGTCCATAAGCGCCCCCTAGTGGTTCGTACCAATGTGGATTATGAGTTCACCACCATCACAGTGGACCAAGTGGCTGCAGCTGATGGCAACTATGAAGTTCTTTTCTTAGGAACAG ATAGAGGAACAATTCAGAAAGTGATTGTCCTGCCTAGAGATGATTTACAGACTGAAGAGCTTGTTCTGGAGGAGGTGGAAGTCTTTAGA GTTCCAACTCCAATCACTACTATGAAGATTTCCCCAAAACGG CAACAGCTgtatgtgagttcagtggtggGTGTCACTCATCTGGCTCTGCACAGGTGTGATGTGTACGGAGAGGCGTGTGCCGACTGCTGCTTGGCCAGAGACCCGTACTGTGCCTGGGATGGAAAGTCCTGCTCTCGCTATTCTGCAAACCAAAAAAG GCGGAGTCGGAGGCAAGATGTGAAGTATGGCAACCCTATAAGACAATGCAGGGGCTACAATTCCAATG CTAATAAGAACACGTTGGAGTCAGTACAGTATGGAGTAGAGGGAAGCACAGCCTTCCTGGAGTGCCAGGCCAGATCTCCTCATGTGTCAATCAAGTGGCATTTCCAGAAAGAGAACAGTGATAGAAGGAGAGAG ATCCGTTCCGACGGGCGCGTTGTTCGCACGGAGCAAGGTCTCCTCCTGCGCTCTCTCCAGCTGTCTGACGGAGGGGTGTACCAGTGCACCTCCACCGAGAAGAACTTCAAGCACACGCTGGTCAAACTTCAGCTAGTGGTTCTTTCTGCCCGCACCGTCAACACCATCCAGACCGAATCCAGCGCTCCCCCTGCGCCGCCTCTCCAATCCAGCGCCTGGACGCCCAGCGCAGAGCAGTACAAAGACCTGCTGACCATCCTCAGCCAACCAGAGATGGGCCTCATTAACCAGTACTGCCAGGACTACTGGCAGATGGGGGACGACCCCCTAGCCAACACACACAAGAAGAAGGACCTCAAGGAAATACAGAAGGACCTACGGAAGCCGCGGAACAGGAGACACCACCAGGAGCAGAGAAGCATGGCTGAGACATGA
- the sema3fa gene encoding sema domain, immunoglobulin domain (Ig), short basic domain, secreted, (semaphorin) 3Fa isoform X2, which translates to MQGVGTLVLGTLLVSVFSAVSVHSNPLSSLPPASVPRVFLSFKELKSTGTAHHFAFLLNSTDYRILRMDEDHDRMYVGSKDYILSLDLNDINKEPLIIHWPVAPQRRTECVLSGKDINGECGNFIRLIEPWNRTHLYVCGTGAYNPICTYVDRGQRAQEYIFRLEPGKVDSGKGKCPYDPKLNSVSALINGQLYAGVYIDFMGTDSAIFRTLGKHTAMRTDQYNSRWLHDPTFVHAQLIPDSAEKNDDKLYFFFREKASEMGQTPMAQSRIGRICLNDDGGHCCLVNKWSTFLKARLICSVTGSDGIETHFDELRDVYIQKTQDTKNPVIYGVFSVSGSVFKGSAVCVYSMADVRMVFNGPFAHKEGPNYQWVAYQGKIPYPRPGTCPGGTFTPNMKSTKDYPDEVINFMRNHPTMFNAVYPVHKRPLVVRTNVDYEFTTITVDQVAAADGNYEVLFLGTDRGTIQKVIVLPRDDLQTEELVLEEVEVFRVPTPITTMKISPKRQQLYVSSVVGVTHLALHRCDVYGEACADCCLARDPYCAWDGKSCSRYSANQKRRSRRQDVKYGNPIRQCRGYNSNANKNTLESVQYGVEGSTAFLECQARSPHVSIKWHFQKENSDRRREIRSDGRVVRTEQGLLLRSLQLSDGGVYQCTSTEKNFKHTLVKLQLVVLSARTVNTIQTESSAPPAPPLQSSAWTPSAEQYKDLLTILSQPEMGLINQYCQDYWQMGDDPLANTHKKKDLKEIQKDLRKPRNRRHHQEQRSMAET; encoded by the exons agCTGAAGTCTACTGGAACTGCCCATCACTTTGCCTTCCTGCTCAACTCGACGGACTACAGAATCCTTCGTATGGACGAGGACCATGATCGCATGTACGTGGGCAGCAAGGACTACATCTTATCTCTAGACCTGAACGACATCAACAAAGAGCCCCTCATT ATTCACTGGCCTGTGGCTCCTCAGAGGAGGACTGAGTGTGTCCTCTCAGGGAAAGACATCAAT GGCGAGTGTGGTAATTTCATCCGTCTAATCGAGCCATGGAACAGGACTcacctgtatgtgtgtggaaCGGGAGCGTATAACCCCATCTGTACCTATGTGGACAGAGGTCAAAGGGCACAG GAATACATTTTCCGACTGGAGCCTGGTAAAGTAGATTCTGGGAAAGGGAAATGCCCCTACGACCCCAAATTAAACAGCGTCTCAGCTTTGATAA ATGGCCAGCTGTACGCCGGCGTCTACATCGATTTTATGGGAACAGACTCGGCCATCTTtcgcacattgggcaaacacaCAGCCATGAGGACCGACCAGTATAACTCCCGCTGGCTCCACG ATCCAACATTCGTCCATGCTCAGCTCATCCCTGATAGTGCAGAAAAGAATGACGACAAGCTGTATTTCTTCTTCCGTGAGAAGGCCTCTGAGATGGGTCAGACTCCCATGGCTCAGTCCAGGATTGGCAGAATTTGTTTG AATGATGATGGAGGACACTGCTGTCTGGTGAATAAGTGGAGTACTTTCCTGAAGGCTCGGCTCATCTGCTCTGTGACCGGCTCTGATGGCATTGAGACACATTTTGATGAGCTCc GGGACGTGTACATCCAGAAAACTCAAGACACCAAGAATCCCGTCATCTACGGCGTCTTCTCTGTGTCTGG GTCTGTATTTAAAGgttcagcagtgtgtgtgtattcaaTGGCTGATGTCCGCATGGTCTTTAATGGCCCTTTTGCTCACAAGGAAGGGCCAAACTACCAATGGGTTGCCTACCAGGGTAAAATCCCTTACCCCCGACCAGGAACA TGTCCAGGAGGGACGTTTACCCCCAACATGAAGTCTACTAAAGATTACCCAGATGAGGTTATCAACTTCATGCGCAACCATCCGACCATGTTCAATGCTGTTTATCCAGTCCATAAGCGCCCCCTAGTGGTTCGTACCAATGTGGATTATGAGTTCACCACCATCACAGTGGACCAAGTGGCTGCAGCTGATGGCAACTATGAAGTTCTTTTCTTAGGAACAG ATAGAGGAACAATTCAGAAAGTGATTGTCCTGCCTAGAGATGATTTACAGACTGAAGAGCTTGTTCTGGAGGAGGTGGAAGTCTTTAGA GTTCCAACTCCAATCACTACTATGAAGATTTCCCCAAAACGG CAACAGCTgtatgtgagttcagtggtggGTGTCACTCATCTGGCTCTGCACAGGTGTGATGTGTACGGAGAGGCGTGTGCCGACTGCTGCTTGGCCAGAGACCCGTACTGTGCCTGGGATGGAAAGTCCTGCTCTCGCTATTCTGCAAACCAAAAAAG GCGGAGTCGGAGGCAAGATGTGAAGTATGGCAACCCTATAAGACAATGCAGGGGCTACAATTCCAATG CTAATAAGAACACGTTGGAGTCAGTACAGTATGGAGTAGAGGGAAGCACAGCCTTCCTGGAGTGCCAGGCCAGATCTCCTCATGTGTCAATCAAGTGGCATTTCCAGAAAGAGAACAGTGATAGAAGGAGAGAG ATCCGTTCCGACGGGCGCGTTGTTCGCACGGAGCAAGGTCTCCTCCTGCGCTCTCTCCAGCTGTCTGACGGAGGGGTGTACCAGTGCACCTCCACCGAGAAGAACTTCAAGCACACGCTGGTCAAACTTCAGCTAGTGGTTCTTTCTGCCCGCACCGTCAACACCATCCAGACCGAATCCAGCGCTCCCCCTGCGCCGCCTCTCCAATCCAGCGCCTGGACGCCCAGCGCAGAGCAGTACAAAGACCTGCTGACCATCCTCAGCCAACCAGAGATGGGCCTCATTAACCAGTACTGCCAGGACTACTGGCAGATGGGGGACGACCCCCTAGCCAACACACACAAGAAGAAGGACCTCAAGGAAATACAGAAGGACCTACGGAAGCCGCGGAACAGGAGACACCACCAGGAGCAGAGAAGCATGGCTGAGACATGA